The DNA sequence GGGactgtaaaatgtcattttcatttttatatcaatAGATGAAAAGAATGGAGATGGAGCTGAGAATAATATTAGGATTTTTATATGCGAGTCCACTCACCGTCCACAAATGTTGGAAACGAAGGAAGAGATCTGCGAAGCTGAGAAGGCACAAAAAGGGAAAACTCCATCACCATCCTTATTATTTCTCTCACTGAATTTCTGCTTCTAAGACTTTTACTGCTGTCAGCTTCAATTATTAGAAATATcattttttctatattttatggatttctgAATGGTTGTTGGCTCACCTCCTGGACAGAGGGCTGCTGTGGAGGAGTCTGTGGCTGAACTTGAGGCTGTGGAGGCCGCGGCCGCTGAGCTGGAAGCTGTTGCTGATGTTGATTCGGTTGTTGATACTGATGTTGATGTTGGTGATGCGCAGTAggcggcatgtgtgtgtagggttgcggctgtgtgtatgtctgcGGCAGCCTCGCCGTGTCCCTCTGCTGTGAATGGTGGCCGTGGTGGTGCTGATGGCTGTGTTGGGGCTGCTGTTGGGGATAATGTTGAGGATGAGGTGCTCTGGCTGACTCAACTCTCAGCGGACTGACCGGCTCCCGAACCGGAACTGAGGAGTAGCGGGATGGAGACTCAGGCACCGACTGACTGGGGGAGTGAGGGGGAGACTGAGGGaaggaaacaagagaaaaaagaaacaatgcgagtttttaatattttaaattttttaaaactgCAATGCATCTCCAGAAACTCAGTTGACACTTTATTCAGACGATACACGATTCAGGATTTGAGCAATAATCCAAGTAACAAAAAAGGAATTGAGAGCAAGGGATGTAAATGTTGTTGTACAACTTCCAAAAAGCCATACAATTCTAATTAAATTATTGTAACACTGCAGACCAAACTTCTTGAGCACAgccttaaagggatagtttggatttgAATTAGGGTTGTACAAGGTACTTCTCCGTAGATCTTCTTCCCAGTTTGGAGAAGTAGGCAGGAGTACCGACACGGAAGCAGCAGGTAAAAAACcccattttaaaaaatggtgtATGATATATATTTTCCTTGCTTTATCTTGCCTTCAGAGAACCCTTACGAATAGCGACTGAAGCCATTATATCCATctatgctctcttcaaagccaccagactcctcgTGCTTGTCTACCACTTCCTTGATTGGTTAgtttgtttgggttgttttgtgaCTTGGTGTTCAGGGGCCCTACTTTAATGATCTAAGTGCAAGGCGTGTACGAATCCACTTTTGAAAGATTAACGGCAAAGAAAGGTTCAGtgcgccaggcgcatggttcaaaaggtcTGTACTtaatgtcttcattaatcataggtgtgttgtGGGCGTACCATCCAATAAACCAATGAGAAAGTCATCTCcaattccctttaacagccggGCGCGTTTGTATCCTGGCGCATTActattatgatggaggatttgctAAGCAGAAAGGAGATATATTCAGGAGAAGAAATTGATCTGCTCATGCGTAAAGTGAAAGCGCGTGAACAGATCACAtcataatactatttcacattataatttttatttttttatttttaatctctgcatgtgtgtgtgctgttgctgtgtgtgtgtaatgagcaTAGTGCTGTGCAAGGGCCGaggcgcattttactaatgcgctgttaaaataacaaatgctgcgttattgactttaaacCAGGGTTTTGTTGGTCACTGTTAGATCACTATCCGCTGCCTTAACACAGCAACACACCAgtaatgcacctgaacacacctccctgtaagaccaggtGCGCCTGGTGCAAGATAGAGCCCAAAGAGTCAGTGCAGATTCACAAAGTTTCTAATTTATGGAAATTTGTtcagaaatctaaaaaaactgattaaaaaaaaatccattattaacagcatacattttctttacaacaaGGGCTGATCTGCAAAATAACTAGCAGCACTTTGGGGGGTTTCTCCGATTTTTTTTATAAGCGGTCACAAAATTCCTTTAAACTGTAAACTGTGCAAAACAGGAAAACCACaatttgatgttaaaaaaaaatctgtggaAACCAATTTTCTCCTCTAAAAGAATCAATTTTTTTCAGGAGGTGCTGAGTCCAAAGAACTGTTACCCTGATTGTATCTTCCAAAGCCACACTGCTCCCATTTCcaaatgtcttatttattaTGTAATGAAGAAAGTGCATCATCAGCTCCAGTGTAGGCAAGCAAAACCATTCTGATGAGACAATTTAGTTTTGAAATGTTGCAATTTTTTTCATGTAATCCATAAGTTATTTTAACAGGAGCACATGCGGCTATGAGTCCTTTGGAGATGTGtcttacattaaaaagaaaaatagtaaGCTTTAAGAATAACTTTAGTCATACTTACATGGTCAGCTGTAGTTGGCGGTGGGTATACCTCCTCTGTGGGGCTAGCCTCCTGCCTCATCACCCAGATGGGCTCCACAGGCTGGTCAGGTGTGTAGGGGGAGCGCACCGTCTTAGTCTTCACCTCCTCAATTGCCTCCTTAATGTCTTTAATTGCCAGGCTGATGGCGTCTCCTGAGCCCCTTGAACCTTCTTCCACTTGGATACTTACTGCACTCCGCTCTCCCGAGCTACTCTGCCCAGAAGAGGGGCTCTTGGCCTGGGTTTCTGCTTGTCTGGGCGCCTGCCTGCGACTTTTGGGAACAGGACTTTGATCGGCGCTGTCCCCTTCGCTGTCAGACTGTCCGTCATAGTGGTGCAGCCGGCAGCCAACAGAGCGGTCCAGAGGGAAGTGATGTGAACTACGCTCTCTGCCCTGCCTTGGTGCATAATGCGAGCCCCTGGTGGGGGAGCTTGGCCCCCCTTTTTGTACATTCTCCTGTCTATGGCTGGTAACGGGCTCTTGGCGGGACTCCTGCTGGGCCTCATTAGTCTCAGTCCTCCAACCAGATTGCCTGCGAGGTTCTCTGTGTAACTCAGGGTAGGAGGTCTTAAGGGGCTCAGGAAAAGAGTTAGGATGGGAGTACGACTTGTAGACAGACGATTTTTGGTGGGACTCTGTATAAAAGTCTGCATAGGTTTTCGGATAGGAGTCAGAACGGGCAGTAAAGTGAGACAGCGAGCACGACTCAGAATagtcatcatcttcatcttcagaCAGCAGGTCGTTGTCGGGCACAGGGCTCATGCTGGTGTCCTCACTGAAGTGGTCCAGCTGGGGGAAAGGTGGAACCTCCGGGGACGAAGGAGGAGTTGGTGACTGCAGTGGCGGAGGGCTGTGGAGAGGTGCGTCCATACTGAGCGAGGCGGCGCTCTCCGTGTCAGAGCAGAGATCAGTGATTTCGCTTCCCTGAGCTGTTATGTCCTCCACTACATCCTCTATTGCTTCTTCCTGATCCTCCACCACTCTCTCTGCACCTTCCTCTGTTCTGTGATCAACTGTCTGCACGTCGTTAGGGCCGCAGCTGGAGTGACCTGAGGTTGGGCGGTGGTTTTCATCATCCTCCGCCTGTTCTTGATCTTTATCATGCTCCCTAACTTCCTCCGGTTCCTTTTCACACTCTATTTTACACTCCTGGAGGTCCTCTTCTGCCTCAACAGGCGGAGTGTGTTGGGGGTGAGAGTGCATGTTTTGGGTTGCAGAACCAGGTGAGAGCTGGGTGGGGGTAACAACTGCAATGGGAGTCAGGGGAGGAGACCCCCTGTCCTGCAATTGGTCGGTTACAGGATTGTCTGATGAGCGTTGCTGTACCTGCACCTCTGCtggactctctctctcatctacAACAGGAAAAGAGTCCTGCATTTCTTTGATTGGTTGCCTTGGTCTGTGCCCTCTGAGTCTGGGGTTAGGGTCGCCATGACGGCGGTAACGCGTGACAGCAGGGCGGAGTGGCTGAACGGGACGGGACTCAGTGTCTCGGCACTCCTCCCCGTCTGGCCTGGTAGGAGCTGCCGCTGGGCCCTGACCAGGACTCTGAGCCTGGCCCTGTCCTGATGGAGGCCGCCGGCGATGCCGATTTGGTCCGCGACCTGTGGGTGGTTGGTGTTGGTGAGGAggctgatgatgatggtgatgatgatggggaTTCAGTTCCCCATCCTGGTTGAGCATTTGACATGGCCTCCAGGACCGACGTACAGGAGGGTCCCCGAGAGACGTCCCGTTGGGCTGCCTGATCCTCAGAGCTACCTTGTGCTCCTCGCCTGCTTCCCCGGATGCCTCTTCCTGATATCTTTGGCTCATGGCTGGGGTGTGATCCGACTCCAATTTTCACAACATGCTCCCCTTATCTCCAAGAAAGCCCCGCTTGTAGGACTGCCTGGACAACGGGATAGCAACAGAAAAATCTGTTATGTTGTGTTATTCTATGTTTGATCAAACATTTAGTCAACAGAATGTACagaaactaaaaagaaaaactattttgaaaatCGATAAATCTGAAATGTCAAGTG is a window from the Etheostoma cragini isolate CJK2018 chromosome 16, CSU_Ecrag_1.0, whole genome shotgun sequence genome containing:
- the LOC117958836 gene encoding amyloid-beta A4 precursor protein-binding family A member 1-like, with product MSQRYQEEASGEAGEEHKVALRIRQPNGTSLGDPPVRRSWRPCQMLNQDGELNPHHHHHHHQPPHQHQPPTGRGPNRHRRRPPSGQGQAQSPGQGPAAAPTRPDGEECRDTESRPVQPLRPAVTRYRRHGDPNPRLRGHRPRQPIKEMQDSFPVVDERESPAEVQVQQRSSDNPVTDQLQDRGSPPLTPIAVVTPTQLSPGSATQNMHSHPQHTPPVEAEEDLQECKIECEKEPEEVREHDKDQEQAEDDENHRPTSGHSSCGPNDVQTVDHRTEEGAERVVEDQEEAIEDVVEDITAQGSEITDLCSDTESAASLSMDAPLHSPPPLQSPTPPSSPEVPPFPQLDHFSEDTSMSPVPDNDLLSEDEDDDYSESCSLSHFTARSDSYPKTYADFYTESHQKSSVYKSYSHPNSFPEPLKTSYPELHREPRRQSGWRTETNEAQQESRQEPVTSHRQENVQKGGPSSPTRGSHYAPRQGRERSSHHFPLDRSVGCRLHHYDGQSDSEGDSADQSPVPKSRRQAPRQAETQAKSPSSGQSSSGERSAVSIQVEEGSRGSGDAISLAIKDIKEAIEEVKTKTVRSPYTPDQPVEPIWVMRQEASPTEEVYPPPTTADHSPPHSPSQSVPESPSRYSSVPVREPVSPLRVESARAPHPQHYPQQQPQHSHQHHHGHHSQQRDTARLPQTYTQPQPYTHMPPTAHHQHQHQYQQPNQHQQQLPAQRPRPPQPQVQPQTPPQQPSVQELRRSLPSFPTFVDVPGPCDPEDLIDGIIFAATYLGCTHLLSERTPTKSARMQQAQEAMSRVRAAQKQAKNRKKSPDGEPPSTAEVDLFMSTQRIKVLNADTQESLMDLPLRTISYIADIGNMVVLMARGKMVRSRSAQENLDHAAEQTTMSQDDRRLYRMICHVFESEDAQLIAQSIGQSFSVAYQEFLRANGIDPEDLSQREYSDLLNTQDMYNDDLIHFSKSENCRDVYIEKQKGEILGVVIVESGWGSILPTVIIASMMHAGPAEKSGRLNIGDQIMTINGTSLVGLPLSTCQSIIKGLKSQCRIKMNIVRCPPVTMVLIRRPDLRYQLGFSVQNGIICSLMRGGIAERGGVRVGHRIIEINSQSVVATPHEKIVQILSNAMGEIHMKTMPAAMYRLLTAQEQPIYI